In Xanthocytophaga agilis, the genomic stretch TATAGGTATATGTAAGGTACTAAGTCAAGTTGGTTATTACGAATTTGATTATAGAGATACCGACGGATGGCCACATTGGAAACTAGTGCAAAGACTTCCTTTCTCTGATCTATTATCTCAGGAAAAAATGCTTAAAGAGTATGTGATTAACTATTTCCAGAATGAAGTGGGTATATAACTAATTTGTTTAGTTACCTTTTTATTCTGTTTAATGGATGGATATTAAAGCCCATCTTTTATAAATAGTATAGAGACAATTAATAACCAAGATTCAAAGATAATTAGTTATTGAAGTCTCCTAGTTTGTTTATAGGCAGTTTTGGAAAAGATATTGTAACACCGATTCCTTATTTGTATGTAAAAGGAAAATATGTACCGCATTCCCTTTTATGAAGATTATATCTTTTAATATCAATGGATTACGATCAGGCTTGCAGAAAGGCTTTCTGGAATGGTTAAAGAAAGAACAACCTGATATCATTTGTTTGCAGGAAGTAAAATTTGATACACCTGAACACCTTAACCCTTTATTTGAAGGATTAGGCTATACCTATACCCATTGGTATCCGGCACAAAAAAAAGGATATAGTGGAGTAGCTATTCTAGCTAAACAACCGGCTCTTCAGATCATTCAAGGAAGTGGAATGGAGGAATATGACATAGAAGGACGTATACTCCGCTTTGATACAAAAAAGTTTTCTCTAATTAATGTATATGTACCTTCAGGCACATCTGGAGAAATACGCCAATCATTTAAGATGAAATGGCTAGATCACTTCAAACAATATGTTGTATCTATTCAGCAAGAGCAAAATAAACCGCTTATACTTTGTGGAGACTTCAATATTGCTCACCAGGAAATTGACATACATAATCCTAAAGCCAATCAAAAATCTACAGGTTTCTTACCTGAGGAACGTCAATGGGTAAGTGAGTTTCTGGAAGCTGGTTTTGTAGATACCTTTCGATATAAGAATCCTCAGAAGCAACAGTATTCATGGTGGACTTACAGAGCTAATGCCAGAGCCAAAAACCTTGGATGGCGCATTGACTATTTCTTTGCCAGTAGATCAATTGAAGCCAATATACAGGAAGCTGAATTATTAACAGACATTTGTTTTTCAGATCATTGCCCAATTATGATCAAATTGGAGGTTTAATTTCTTAAACCCTTTGAACCTTTCCCAGGTTTATTAATTTTGCTATCTCAGCAAAATTGAATCTTTTTATGATCAAAAACTTTTCTGTTTATATTTTAATTCTTTTTATCATTGCTGGATGCAGACAAACCAGAGATGAACTTATCTTAGTGCCGGCGGCAAAAGGCAATAGTTATTATGGTGGTATCCTTCGTCTTAGTAAAACAGAATATATCCACACACTTTATCCTCCTTCTATCACAGATCCTGTTTCTGCTCAAGTAGCATCCATGATATATGAGGGGCTATTTAAAACAGATCCAAAAACATTGGAAGTAATACCTTCGCTGGCAGAATCTTATGAAGTAAACAGTGACAGCACTATTTATACATTCCAGATCAAAAAAGGAGTTCGCTTTCATGATGATCCCTGCTTTCCTAATGGTAAAGGAAGAGAACTGAAAGCAGGAGATATCGTTTATAGTCTTATTCAATTGTGCATAAAATCTGCTGATAATCAAGGATTCATGCTATTCAAAGACAGATTAAAAGGAATTAATGAATATTTTGCAACTTCAGATAAAAACAAAAAACTTATCATACCGGAAGCAATCAAACAAATTGATGACTATCATTTCCAATTAATTCTGGAAAAACCATACCCGGATATATTATTTCAGTTGGCTAGGCCCCAGGCTTTTATTTATCCTATTGAAGCAATCAATAAATATGGAACTGTAAGACCTAAAGCAGTAGGGACTGGGCCATTTATGCTTACAGAAGTTGAGCGAGAAATCTCTATCAACTTATCTCGCAATCCGCACTATCACAGACATGATGCTCCAGGCAATCAACTTCCTTTTTTAAGTCAAATAAACATTCAGTTTATTCCTGATAAACGTTC encodes the following:
- a CDS encoding exodeoxyribonuclease III, which encodes MKIISFNINGLRSGLQKGFLEWLKKEQPDIICLQEVKFDTPEHLNPLFEGLGYTYTHWYPAQKKGYSGVAILAKQPALQIIQGSGMEEYDIEGRILRFDTKKFSLINVYVPSGTSGEIRQSFKMKWLDHFKQYVVSIQQEQNKPLILCGDFNIAHQEIDIHNPKANQKSTGFLPEERQWVSEFLEAGFVDTFRYKNPQKQQYSWWTYRANARAKNLGWRIDYFFASRSIEANIQEAELLTDICFSDHCPIMIKLEV